One region of Pseudomonas sp. B21-040 genomic DNA includes:
- a CDS encoding GntR family transcriptional regulator has translation MTQTKFNAPDLGNAPSTSEIITRHLRDAIVAGHFDEDEPIRQDDIARQFNVSKIPVREALKRLEAEGLVMFQRNRGAMVTRVSDAELAQMFEVRMLLEDKVLRLAIPNMTEETFARAERICQEFIGEDDVGRWAELNWELHSCLYEPAQRPFLVGLIRSVNDKLERYLRMQMSLSAGKDRADHEHREILAACRAGDVDLAVKLLDEHIAGVCKTLFEHLPHHH, from the coding sequence GTGACCCAAACCAAATTCAATGCTCCAGACCTTGGCAATGCGCCTTCGACGTCGGAAATCATCACTCGCCATCTGCGGGACGCAATCGTTGCCGGGCATTTTGACGAGGACGAGCCGATTCGCCAGGACGACATCGCGCGGCAGTTCAACGTCAGCAAGATCCCGGTGCGCGAAGCGCTCAAGCGCCTGGAGGCTGAAGGCCTGGTGATGTTCCAGCGTAATCGCGGGGCGATGGTGACGCGGGTGTCCGACGCAGAACTGGCGCAGATGTTCGAAGTGCGCATGCTGCTCGAAGACAAAGTGCTGCGCCTGGCCATCCCTAACATGACCGAAGAAACCTTCGCCCGTGCCGAACGTATCTGCCAGGAATTCATCGGCGAAGATGACGTGGGACGCTGGGCCGAGCTCAATTGGGAGCTGCACTCTTGCCTTTACGAACCGGCGCAACGCCCGTTTCTGGTCGGCCTGATTCGTTCGGTCAACGACAAACTGGAGCGTTACCTGCGCATGCAGATGAGCCTCTCGGCCGGCAAGGATCGCGCCGATCATGAACACCGGGAGATTTTGGCGGCCTGTCGCGCCGGCGACGTGGACCTGGCGGTGAAGCTGCTCGACGAGCACATTGCCGGGGTCTGCAAGACGCTGTTCGAGCACCTGCCGCACCATCACTAA
- a CDS encoding FAD-dependent oxidoreductase produces MSEGLIADVIVIGAGIIGAACAQALARRGLRVLVVDAGIPGATAAGMGHLLVLDDNPAELALSQYSLQRWREHGPDLPDGCAYRSNGTLWLAANAEEMTVAHSKYLNLQAQGVACELISRRALREREPELREGLEGGLLINGDGILYAPATANWMLDTTNIQQLRARVSEVDGNRVRLDDVRWLSAEAVILANGVQANELCPELPIEPKKGHLLITDRYPAKVTHTLVELGYVTSAHNASGPSTACNIQPRPTGQLFIGASRQFGTTDPQVEGWMLAKMLKRAIEYMPGLAQLNGIRAWTGFRAASPDGLPLVGQHPKRKGLWLAVGHEGLGVTTAPGTADLLVAQLFNETPPLAAHPYLPQRFLGEPVYA; encoded by the coding sequence GTGAGTGAAGGCCTGATCGCCGATGTGATCGTGATTGGCGCCGGCATCATCGGCGCCGCCTGTGCCCAGGCGCTGGCCCGCCGTGGCTTGCGCGTGCTGGTGGTGGACGCCGGCATCCCCGGTGCGACAGCGGCAGGCATGGGTCACCTGCTGGTCCTGGACGACAACCCGGCCGAACTGGCGCTCAGCCAATATTCCCTGCAACGCTGGCGCGAACACGGGCCGGATCTGCCCGACGGCTGCGCCTACCGCAGCAACGGCACCCTCTGGCTGGCGGCCAACGCCGAAGAAATGACGGTCGCCCACAGCAAATACCTGAACCTTCAAGCTCAAGGCGTTGCCTGTGAACTGATTAGCCGCCGTGCGTTGCGCGAGCGCGAACCCGAGTTGCGCGAGGGCCTGGAAGGCGGTTTGTTAATCAATGGCGACGGCATTCTCTATGCCCCGGCGACGGCTAACTGGATGCTCGACACGACGAACATCCAGCAGCTGCGGGCGCGAGTCAGTGAAGTCGATGGCAACCGTGTACGCCTGGATGACGTTCGCTGGCTGAGTGCCGAAGCCGTGATTCTGGCCAACGGCGTTCAGGCCAACGAGTTATGCCCGGAATTGCCAATCGAACCGAAGAAAGGCCACTTGCTGATCACCGACCGCTACCCCGCCAAGGTCACGCACACCTTGGTGGAGCTCGGCTATGTCACCAGTGCCCATAACGCCTCGGGCCCCTCGACGGCTTGCAACATTCAACCTCGACCAACCGGGCAATTGTTCATCGGTGCCTCGCGGCAATTCGGCACCACTGACCCGCAGGTCGAAGGCTGGATGCTCGCCAAAATGCTCAAGCGTGCGATCGAATACATGCCGGGGTTGGCGCAGCTCAATGGCATCCGCGCCTGGACCGGTTTTCGCGCCGCCAGCCCCGACGGCTTACCGCTGGTGGGTCAGCACCCAAAGCGCAAGGGCTTGTGGCTGGCCGTCGGCCACGAAGGACTGGGCGTCACCACGGCCCCCGGCACGGCCGATTTGCTGGTCGCGCAACTGTTCAACGAAACACCGCCGCTCGCTGCGCATCCGTATCTGCCGCAGCGTTTTCTGGGAGAGCCCGTTTATGCCTGA
- a CDS encoding 4-hydroxyproline epimerase: protein MKRISVIDSHTGGEPTRLVTAGFPDLGSGSMAERRQRLAEQHDRWRAACVLEPRGSDVLVGALLCQPVDPTACAGVIFFNNSGYLGMCGHGTIGLVASLAHMGKIGPGVHSIETPVGTVQATLHEDHSVSVRNVPAYRYRKALALEVPGVGTVVGDVAWGGNWFFLIAEHGLRVAGDNLDALTAYTFAVQQALEAQGIRGEDGGLIDHVELFADDEHADSRNFVLCPGKAYDRSPCGTGTSAKLACLAADDKLQPGQIWRQASVIGSEFEGSYELQGERIVPTIRGRAYISAEASLIIEQDDPFAWGIRP, encoded by the coding sequence ATGAAACGAATCAGCGTGATCGACTCCCACACCGGCGGCGAACCTACCCGCCTGGTGACGGCAGGTTTTCCCGACCTGGGTTCCGGCAGCATGGCCGAACGTCGGCAGCGGCTGGCTGAGCAGCATGATCGGTGGCGCGCCGCGTGTGTGCTCGAACCACGGGGCAGCGACGTACTCGTCGGCGCCCTGCTCTGCCAGCCCGTCGATCCGACCGCGTGTGCCGGCGTGATCTTCTTCAACAACAGCGGTTATCTGGGTATGTGCGGCCACGGCACCATTGGCCTGGTGGCATCGTTGGCCCATATGGGCAAGATCGGCCCGGGCGTGCACAGCATCGAAACGCCAGTGGGCACAGTGCAGGCAACGCTGCACGAAGACCATTCAGTGAGCGTACGCAACGTGCCCGCTTACCGTTACCGCAAGGCGCTGGCGCTCGAAGTGCCAGGTGTTGGAACGGTGGTCGGCGATGTGGCTTGGGGTGGCAACTGGTTTTTCCTGATCGCCGAGCATGGCCTGCGTGTGGCCGGTGACAACCTCGATGCATTGACCGCGTATACCTTTGCCGTGCAGCAAGCGTTGGAAGCCCAGGGCATTCGCGGTGAAGACGGCGGGCTGATCGATCACGTCGAGCTGTTCGCCGATGACGAACACGCCGACAGTCGCAACTTCGTCCTCTGCCCCGGCAAAGCCTACGACCGCTCACCCTGCGGCACCGGCACCAGTGCCAAACTGGCGTGCCTGGCGGCTGACGACAAATTGCAGCCGGGACAGATCTGGCGCCAGGCCAGCGTCATCGGCAGCGAGTTCGAGGGTTCATACGAACTTCAGGGCGAGCGCATCGTGCCGACGATTCGCGGTCGTGCCTACATCAGCGCCGAAGCCAGCCTGATCATCGAACAGGACGATCCATTCGCTTGGGGCATTCGCCCGTGA
- a CDS encoding (2Fe-2S)-binding protein, translating to MPELMLDGRSLRVAEGTSVAAALALGSDGCSRTSVSGQRRAPLCGMGICQECRVTIDGRRRLACQTLCRDGMQVETRT from the coding sequence ATGCCTGAATTGATGCTCGATGGCCGTTCCCTGCGCGTTGCCGAAGGCACCAGCGTCGCGGCCGCGCTGGCCTTGGGCAGCGACGGTTGCAGTCGGACTTCGGTCAGTGGTCAACGCCGCGCGCCCTTGTGCGGCATGGGTATTTGCCAGGAATGCCGGGTGACCATCGACGGTCGACGCCGTCTGGCCTGCCAGACACTGTGCCGTGACGGCATGCAAGTGGAGACACGCACATGA
- a CDS encoding outer membrane beta-barrel protein, which translates to MSIRAWVRAATLLAPVLGAGVLVPSLACAADDPMGSLVRGVFGDSLEREHGIKVYGWGQVGVIYNNNGTDDVSKQSFFNTDEGVNLNQFALAVEKKPKSNVIGRVGPFPGPMPQEADWGFNVTTVYGKDARYFKTYGWDEDLSANRSNKPEEPALTIAQAYADFYFPVLGGSDLMIGIFHTPLENEIGFALPSPAPTDFYSHTYSFMHGPAKHAGALYSFKLPSAPGESMLGFELGVVQGWNNLQDPNHDPDVIANVRWRSADFGTWIDWENIYGNGAGDSFAECSCGSPLPAGTKDDDYKRLASYLTLSHVVDPNNRVALELNYGKQEQGAFAGFANKNDATWYGTDINWYHKLSENLMWNSRAEWFYTDAPVHVMMANIDPNTGIPDPTWGSFYGVTTNVAWTPTPNVRLRPELRYDIHSGPGRDAYADGQQDSQVVASFDVSFFF; encoded by the coding sequence ATGAGTATTCGTGCATGGGTCCGTGCAGCAACCCTGCTTGCGCCCGTTCTGGGTGCCGGGGTTCTGGTTCCCTCTTTGGCTTGCGCAGCGGACGACCCGATGGGCTCGTTGGTGCGCGGGGTGTTCGGCGACAGCCTTGAGCGTGAACACGGGATCAAGGTCTATGGCTGGGGCCAGGTGGGTGTGATCTACAACAACAACGGCACGGATGACGTCAGCAAACAGAGTTTCTTCAATACCGATGAAGGCGTGAACCTCAACCAGTTCGCCCTGGCCGTGGAAAAGAAACCCAAGAGCAATGTGATCGGCCGCGTCGGGCCGTTTCCGGGGCCGATGCCGCAAGAGGCTGACTGGGGTTTCAACGTCACGACGGTGTATGGCAAAGACGCGCGCTACTTCAAGACCTACGGCTGGGACGAAGACCTGAGCGCGAACCGCAGCAACAAACCCGAAGAACCCGCACTCACCATCGCCCAGGCCTACGCCGACTTCTACTTCCCGGTGCTTGGCGGCTCAGACCTGATGATCGGGATATTCCACACGCCACTGGAAAACGAAATCGGCTTCGCGTTGCCATCCCCGGCACCGACGGACTTCTACTCGCACACGTATTCCTTCATGCATGGCCCGGCCAAACATGCCGGTGCGTTGTACTCCTTCAAACTGCCCTCGGCACCCGGCGAAAGCATGCTGGGCTTCGAGTTGGGCGTGGTGCAGGGCTGGAACAACCTGCAAGACCCCAACCATGACCCGGATGTGATCGCCAACGTGCGCTGGCGCTCGGCGGACTTCGGCACCTGGATCGACTGGGAAAACATCTACGGTAACGGCGCCGGCGACAGCTTCGCCGAATGCAGCTGCGGCTCACCGCTGCCGGCCGGAACCAAGGATGACGACTACAAGCGCCTGGCGTCTTACCTGACCCTTTCGCACGTCGTCGATCCGAACAACCGCGTGGCACTGGAGCTGAACTACGGCAAACAGGAGCAAGGCGCCTTCGCCGGGTTCGCCAACAAAAACGATGCCACCTGGTACGGCACCGATATCAACTGGTATCACAAACTCAGCGAAAACCTGATGTGGAACAGTCGCGCCGAGTGGTTCTACACCGACGCACCGGTCCACGTGATGATGGCCAACATCGACCCGAACACCGGCATCCCGGACCCGACCTGGGGCAGTTTCTACGGCGTGACCACCAACGTGGCCTGGACGCCGACACCCAACGTGCGCCTGCGTCCGGAATTGCGTTACGACATTCATTCCGGTCCCGGTCGCGATGCCTACGCCGATGGGCAACAGGACTCGCAGGTCGTGGCGTCCTTCGACGTCAGCTTCTTCTTCTAA